Proteins encoded within one genomic window of Ostreibacterium oceani:
- the pyrE gene encoding orotate phosphoribosyltransferase → MATTMALNTYQLKFIELAQQVNALSFGEFTLKSGRISPYFFNAGQFATGKSLWHLAECYADKILESPITFDVIFGPAYKGIPLATAIAIILSQKTGQDIPWAFNRKEAKDHGEGGSIVGSPIRGKVLVVDDVITAGTAIKETMALLADSEGDISDVLVALDRQEVAPNQTQSAIQMIATQYHINTHAIITLDDLIAFANQDAHSQNYLPELTAYRQQYGIK, encoded by the coding sequence ATGGCGACCACAATGGCACTCAACACCTATCAATTAAAATTCATCGAACTCGCACAACAAGTCAATGCCCTTAGCTTTGGCGAGTTTACGCTAAAATCAGGGCGCATCAGCCCTTATTTCTTTAATGCAGGGCAGTTCGCCACAGGTAAATCACTGTGGCATTTAGCCGAATGCTATGCCGATAAAATCCTAGAAAGCCCTATCACGTTCGATGTTATCTTTGGCCCCGCGTACAAAGGCATTCCACTGGCAACCGCTATCGCGATTATTTTATCGCAAAAAACAGGACAAGACATCCCTTGGGCATTCAACCGCAAAGAAGCCAAAGACCACGGCGAAGGCGGCTCAATCGTTGGCAGCCCCATTCGTGGCAAAGTCCTCGTCGTTGATGATGTCATCACCGCAGGCACAGCCATCAAAGAAACCATGGCATTACTCGCCGATAGCGAAGGTGATATCAGCGACGTATTAGTGGCGCTTGACCGCCAAGAGGTTGCACCAAACCAAACACAATCCGCCATTCAAATGATTGCCACACAATATCATATCAACACGCATGCAATTATTACGCTGGATGACCTAATTGCCTTTGCTAACCAAGACGCTCACTCGCAAAATTACCTACCCGAACTAACCGCATATCGCCAGCAGTATGGGATTAAATGA
- a CDS encoding exodeoxyribonuclease III: MKVVSINTNGIRAAARKGFFSWLRAEDPDVVCIQETKAQVDQLTDDCFWPQGYHCVYHDAVKKGYSGVAIYAKVKPQQVTQGIGWPDIDAEGRYLEFTFQNASIISLYMHSGSSGDARQLIKEDFMARFYAYLMARKTVDVPIILCGDINIVHTEKDIKNAKGNQKNSGFLPHERAWIDRLFREGFCDAFRLVDDRAEQYTWWSNRGQAWAKNVGWRIDYQIISACLAPTVKSAMIYKDERFSDHAPLVMTYDFALT, encoded by the coding sequence ATGAAAGTTGTATCGATTAATACCAATGGCATACGCGCTGCCGCACGCAAGGGTTTTTTTTCGTGGTTGCGTGCAGAAGACCCTGACGTTGTCTGCATCCAAGAAACCAAAGCGCAGGTCGATCAGTTAACCGATGATTGTTTTTGGCCCCAAGGGTATCATTGTGTTTATCATGATGCGGTTAAAAAAGGCTATTCGGGCGTGGCGATATACGCCAAAGTCAAGCCTCAGCAAGTCACACAAGGCATTGGCTGGCCAGATATTGACGCCGAAGGGCGCTATTTGGAATTTACCTTTCAAAACGCCAGCATCATTTCGCTTTATATGCACTCGGGCTCTTCGGGGGACGCGCGACAACTAATCAAAGAAGACTTCATGGCGCGATTTTACGCGTATCTAATGGCACGAAAGACCGTGGATGTCCCAATAATTCTGTGCGGCGACATTAATATAGTTCATACAGAAAAAGATATTAAAAATGCCAAAGGTAATCAAAAAAATTCAGGCTTTTTGCCCCATGAACGCGCTTGGATTGATCGACTGTTTCGTGAAGGATTTTGCGATGCCTTTCGATTGGTCGATGACCGCGCTGAACAATATACTTGGTGGTCAAATCGCGGTCAAGCGTGGGCGAAAAATGTCGGCTGGCGCATTGATTATCAAATCATCAGTGCGTGCTTGGCGCCCACGGTGAAATCGGCGATGATTTACAAAGACGAACGTTTTTCTGATCATGCACCACTGGTGATGACGTATGACTTTGCATTAACCTAG
- the rnr gene encoding ribonuclease R yields the protein MSRNWQKQDPEFSNEEKKYPHPVPSRAFIITTIQQSAVSLDFAALVKHYALNRHEKETLRHRIKAMLRDGQVAMNGKEELRIPKARPKLIGKVYAHVEGYGFFIPEDKSLTDGQDLYLSPFQMKQAMHGDVVEAEMLTSGGRSNKKEGRIIRVVTHANTLIIGKLINDYGIKVVKPENRRIHHKIQVTNLSEFAVKENEIVAVTISQYPNKNNPIVGQISKVFGDHMDAGIEIDVAIANHQLPHEWPDAVVNQTIAIPDEIKEYDCLNRVDLRHLPLVTIDGVTARDFDDAVYAKKTQTGYVLYVAIADVAHYVSKDSPLDQEAKNRATSVYFPNRVIPMLPEKLSNGLCSLNPNVDRLCMVCEMLIDNQGEIKRSKFYEAVMHSKARLTYEAVEEVLFMDNLVLGDEYQHVIPHLQDLKSLYEILRAQRNERGAIGFETTEPEFEFDSAGKIDRISARDSLKSHQLIEEFMVRANVCAANFLLKQRGKHRPLALFRNHLGPSEEKLTQLISMLAKEGMTLTLKGEAGNTGDAGNAEKILAAVSPKTLAAVVEKAKSHENFEAIQLMILRAMFQAVYEAENHGHFGLALTAYAHFTSPIRRYPDLLVHRAIKHALRYKNELYVYSFEQMQQLGEHCSTCERRADDATRDVIDFLKCDYMMDKIDQCFSATISGVTSFGLFATLDEQFVDGLIHISSLAGDYFVYDGDRQLLMGERSRKVYKIGDQVEIRVSDVSTEKRQIDFVLTDTYLPFGGKAQDNAKQPAKKSQAAKKSKQSTKQSTKKGEPKPSKQNPQEKTGKKRTRNKRNKG from the coding sequence ATGAGTAGAAATTGGCAAAAGCAGGACCCTGAGTTCTCAAATGAAGAAAAAAAATATCCGCATCCTGTGCCAAGCCGTGCGTTTATTATTACAACGATTCAGCAATCGGCTGTGTCGTTGGATTTTGCAGCGTTGGTCAAGCATTACGCGCTTAACCGTCATGAAAAAGAGACGCTAAGACACCGTATCAAAGCCATGCTGCGTGATGGCCAAGTCGCCATGAACGGCAAAGAAGAACTGCGTATCCCCAAAGCACGCCCCAAATTAATCGGTAAAGTGTATGCACACGTTGAGGGCTATGGTTTTTTTATCCCTGAGGATAAGAGTCTAACCGATGGCCAAGATTTATATTTGTCGCCGTTTCAAATGAAACAAGCCATGCACGGTGATGTGGTTGAGGCCGAGATGCTGACCTCAGGCGGGCGTAGCAACAAAAAAGAAGGGCGCATTATTCGCGTGGTTACCCATGCCAACACGCTGATTATTGGTAAGCTCATTAATGATTATGGTATCAAGGTAGTTAAGCCAGAGAATCGCCGTATTCACCATAAAATTCAGGTGACTAATTTGTCTGAATTTGCAGTCAAGGAAAACGAAATTGTCGCGGTGACCATTAGCCAGTATCCGAATAAAAATAATCCCATTGTCGGACAAATCAGCAAAGTATTTGGTGATCATATGGATGCGGGTATCGAAATAGATGTCGCGATTGCCAATCACCAATTGCCGCATGAATGGCCCGATGCCGTTGTCAATCAAACCATTGCCATACCTGATGAAATCAAAGAATACGATTGCCTTAATCGGGTTGATTTGCGGCATTTGCCGTTGGTCACAATCGATGGAGTGACGGCGCGAGATTTTGATGATGCGGTGTATGCCAAAAAAACCCAGACAGGATACGTCTTGTACGTCGCGATTGCGGATGTTGCGCATTATGTCAGCAAAGATAGCCCGCTAGACCAAGAGGCGAAAAATCGTGCCACGTCGGTTTATTTCCCTAACCGCGTGATACCCATGCTGCCCGAAAAGTTATCCAATGGATTGTGTTCGCTGAATCCGAATGTGGATAGGCTGTGCATGGTCTGTGAGATGCTGATTGATAACCAGGGCGAGATTAAACGCAGCAAGTTTTACGAAGCCGTCATGCACTCCAAAGCGAGACTGACCTACGAAGCCGTTGAGGAAGTCCTCTTTATGGATAATTTGGTGCTAGGGGATGAGTATCAGCATGTCATCCCGCATTTGCAGGATTTAAAATCTTTGTATGAAATACTCAGAGCGCAACGCAATGAGCGCGGTGCGATTGGTTTTGAGACCACCGAGCCTGAATTTGAATTCGACAGTGCAGGCAAAATCGATCGTATTAGTGCGCGCGACAGCTTGAAATCGCATCAATTGATTGAGGAATTCATGGTGCGTGCCAATGTTTGTGCGGCTAACTTTTTGTTAAAGCAACGTGGTAAGCATCGACCGCTGGCGCTATTTAGAAATCACCTAGGGCCTAGCGAAGAAAAATTGACGCAATTAATCAGTATGTTGGCCAAAGAAGGCATGACGCTGACGCTAAAAGGTGAGGCGGGAAATACGGGCGATGCGGGCAATGCGGAAAAAATCCTCGCTGCTGTTTCACCCAAAACGCTTGCTGCGGTCGTTGAAAAGGCCAAAAGCCACGAGAATTTTGAGGCGATACAGCTGATGATTTTACGGGCAATGTTCCAAGCGGTGTACGAGGCCGAAAATCACGGGCATTTTGGTTTAGCCCTAACCGCCTACGCACACTTTACTTCGCCGATTCGGCGTTATCCCGATTTGCTGGTACACCGTGCGATCAAACACGCACTACGCTACAAAAATGAATTGTACGTGTATTCGTTTGAGCAAATGCAGCAACTAGGTGAGCACTGCTCGACTTGCGAACGGCGCGCTGACGACGCAACCCGTGATGTGATTGACTTTTTGAAGTGTGATTACATGATGGATAAAATAGATCAATGCTTTAGTGCGACGATTTCGGGCGTGACGTCGTTTGGCTTATTCGCTACGTTAGACGAGCAATTTGTCGATGGATTAATTCATATTAGTTCGCTGGCGGGTGATTATTTTGTCTATGATGGCGACCGTCAATTACTGATGGGCGAACGCAGCCGCAAGGTGTATAAAATTGGGGATCAAGTCGAGATTCGTGTCAGCGACGTATCGACAGAAAAACGCCAAATTGATTTCGTCTTAACGGACACGTATTTGCCGTTTGGTGGCAAAGCACAGGATAATGCCAAGCAGCCAGCGAAAAAATCACAGGCAGCGAAAAAATCAAAACAATCAACTAAGCAATCGACTAAAAAAGGCGAGCCCAAACCCAGCAAGCAAAATCCGCAGGAAAAAACAGGCAAAAAACGCACGCGCAATAAGCGTAACAAGGGATAA
- a CDS encoding DM13 domain-containing protein — protein MKTRTIAALIVTHCIVGILGFGLGIYTLPILTAPPAPSELAIQTISSQAKYTAIFHKDLKDSDAFHWGEGTVTIGAESITFIGSLAPGPDYKLYLSPQFIETEKEFNRLKTSMVRVGDVKTFKNFVVDIPADIEPAHFNTVIVWCESFDEFITSAKYRE, from the coding sequence ATGAAAACACGCACCATTGCAGCACTCATAGTAACCCATTGCATCGTGGGTATATTAGGTTTTGGGCTTGGCATCTACACGCTACCTATTCTGACCGCACCACCAGCGCCTAGCGAATTAGCAATTCAAACTATCTCATCACAAGCCAAGTACACGGCGATTTTCCATAAAGATTTGAAAGATAGTGATGCTTTTCATTGGGGGGAAGGTACAGTGACAATTGGCGCCGAATCCATTACTTTCATAGGTAGTCTTGCGCCTGGTCCAGACTACAAGCTTTATCTCTCTCCTCAATTTATTGAAACCGAAAAAGAATTCAACCGCCTAAAGACCAGTATGGTTCGGGTAGGTGATGTCAAAACATTCAAAAATTTCGTCGTAGACATTCCTGCAGATATTGAGCCCGCTCATTTTAATACTGTTATTGTTTGGTGTGAATCGTTTGATGAATTCATCACATCAGCCAAATACCGCGAGTAA